The DNA sequence GGCGCTGCTCGGCCTCCCGCCAGCCGCGGACCGCGTCGAGGACGCCGATGACCTGCTGGAGCTCGTCCTCGCTCAGGTCGTCGTGGCGCACGAGCTCCTGACGCGGGTCGATCACCCGCGGGTCGATCAACGACCCGGAGATCCGCCGGGCCTCCTCCTTCGAACTCATGCGGACATCCTATTGCCCATCGTAAGAAGCGTGCTAAGTTATTTGCTAACCAGGCTAGGTAAAGGAGGTCGGTATGACCCAGCTTCGCCCGGAACTCACGGAGCAGCGCAGCGATGCGGAGGTCTCGGCTTCCGATCCAGTGGAGGACGATCTGCGCTCGGTGGAGCGCGAGTTGTCCGCATTCCTCGGGCAACGCGAACGCGACGCCGCGGCCCACGGGGAGGAGTACACCCGCCTGTGGCAGGCCGTGGGGGAGTCCGCCCGCGGCGGCAAGCGGCTCCGGCCCCGGCTGGTGCTGTCCGCCTTCCACGGCTCGGCCGGCTTCGGGGACCGCGACGCCGAAGACCGTGCCGCAGCGGTCCAGACCGCGCTCGCCTTCGAGCTCCTGCACACCGCCTTCCTGCTGCACGACGACGTGATCGACGGCGACACGGTTCGCCGCGGCCGTCCGAACGTCGCCGGCGAGTTCAGCGCCGACGCCCTGTTCCGGGGAGCCGGGTTCCCCCGCGCCCGGCTCTGGGGCGAGTCGGCGGCCATCCTCGCCGGCGACCTGCTGCTGCACGCCGCCGCACAGCGGATCGCGCGCCTGAGGGTCGCGGAGGCCAACCGCTCCCGGCTGCTCGACCTGATCGACCGGGCCGTCTTCGTCACCGCCGCCGGCGAGCTGGCCGACGTGGGCCTGGCCACCGGGATGTCCGCGAGCGGGTTGCCCGACGTCCTCACGATGACCGCGGACAAGACCGCGGAGTACTCCGTGTCCGGGCCGCTCGCCGCGGGCGCCCTGCTCGCGGGAGCGGGCGACGACGTCGTGGAGCTGCTGACCCGCTACGGCCGGCTGGTGGGCGTCGCCTTCCAGCTCGGAGACGACCTGCTCGGGGTGTACGGGGACGAGTCCGTGACGGGCAAGACGGCGGTCGGCGACCTCCAGCAGGGCAAGGAGACCACACTCATCGCTTTCGCGCGAGGCACGGCGCAATGGCCCGACATCGAGCCGCTGTTCGGCCGGGACGACCTCGGCCCCGCCGACACAGCAGAGCTGGCCGCGGGCCTGGAACGCTGCGGCGCCCGTGCCTTCGCCGAGCGGCTGCTGGCCGACCATGTCACCGCCGCCGTCGCCGCACTCGACTCGCCGCTGCTGCCGTCCGCGCTCGCCGCGACGCTCACCGGCGTCGCCCTCGGCTGCGTCGGGAGGACGGCATGACGCGTACAGAGCCGTCGGCGTCGGAGACCTCCCCCGGGGAGCCCCCCACTCCTCCCTCCGACACCGACCTCGCCCTCTACGGCCGGGCCGCCCATCGCAGCGCGGCCACGATCATCCACGAGTACTCGACCTCGTTCGGGATGGCGACGCGGCTGCTGTCGCCCTCCGTCCGTCCCCGGGTGGAGGACGTCTACGCACTGGTCCGCGTCGCCGACGAGATCGTGGACGGAGCCGCCGCGGAGGCCGGGCTGACCTCCGAGCAGATCCGGGAGGTGCTCGGCGCGCTGGAGGCCGACACCGAGCAGGCGCTGCGCACCGGCTACAGTGCCAACGTCGTCGTGCACGCCTTCGCCCGTTCGGCGCGATCGGCCGGCTTCGGTGCCGAGCTGACCCGGCCGTTCTTCGCCTCCATGCGCCGCGACCTCGATCCGGTCGACTTCTCCGCCGACGAGCTCAGCGCCTACGTCTACGGCTCGGCGGAGGTCGTCGGGTTGATGTGCCTCGCCGTGTTCCTCGCCGACTCGCCCGTGCCGGACCCGACCCGGCGCCGGCTGGAGGCCGGTGCGCGCAGGCTCGGGGCGGCGTTTCAGAAGATCAACTTCCTGCGCGACCTCGCCGTCGACTACGCCGAGCTCGGCCGCAGCTACTTCCCCGGCATCGACCCCGCGCACCTCACCGAGCGGCAGAAGCTGGCTCTTGTCGTGGACATCGACTGCGACCTGGGGGCCGCGGCCGACGCCATCCCGGAGCTGCCGGAGAACTGCCGCCGCGCCATCGCCGCGGCGCACGGGCTGTTCTCCGAGCTGAGCGACCGCATCCGGGCGACGCCGGCGCAGGACCTGCTGGTCCGGCGCGTGCGCGTGCCGAATCCCACGAAGCTCGCGATCCTGCTCCGGGCCTCGACGGGATCCCTGCGGTGACGGAGCGCCGAATGCCCGCCGATCGCTTGAGCGCTGATCGCGTCGTCATCGTCGGGGGCGGGATCGCCGGGCTCGCGACCGCGGCGCTGCTGGCGCACGACGGCCGCAGGGTCACCCTCCTCGAACAGCAGGACGAGCTCGGCGGCCGGGCCGGACTCTGGGAGGCGGACGGCTTCCGCTTCGACACCGGGCCGTCGTGGTACCTGATGCCCGAGGTGTTCGAGCACTTCTTCCGGCTGCTGGGCACGAGCGCCGCCGAACAGCTCGACCTCGTGACGCTCGATCCCGGCTACCGCCTGTTCGCGGAGCAGGGCGGCGCGCCGCTGGACATCCGCGCGGACGGGCGCGCCAACCGCGCGCTGTTCGAGAGCGTGGAGCCGGGCGCGGGGGCCGCGCTCGACCGCTACCTGGCGAGCGCGGCGGAGACCTACCGCCTTGCCGTGGACCGCTTCCTCTACGCGACCTTCGCGACGCCCGGGCCGCTGCTCGACCCGGCCGTGCTGCGCCGCGCCGGGAGGCTGGCGCGGCTCCTGTTCGAGCCGCTGGACCGCTACGCCGCCGGCTTCGTGACGGACACCCGGCTCCGGCAGCTTCTCGGCTACCCGGCGGTGTTCCTCGGCACCTCGCCCGGCCGCGCGCCCAGCATGTACCACCTGATGAGCCACCTCGACCTCGACGACGGGGTCCGTTATCCGCTCGGCGGCTTCACCGAGCTGATCGGCCGGATCGCGGCCCTTGCCGAGGCCGCCGGCGCCGAACTGGTGACCGGCGCGCGGGTGACAGCGATCCGCACCGAGCCCGGACACGGTCGCCGCGGGCGTTCGCGCGCAACCGGCGTCGAGTACGTCGACGCGGCCGGCCGTGCGCAGGTCGCCGAGGCGGACGTCGTGGTCTCGGCCGCCGACCTCCACCACACCGAGACCGACCTGCTGCCGCCGCACCTGCGCACGCCCGAGCGCACCTGGGACCGCCGCGACCCCGGCCCCGGCGCGGTGCTCGCCATGCTCGGCGTCCGCGGCGCCCTCCCCGAGCTCACCCACCACAATCTGTTCTTCACGACCGACTGGGAGGCCGGCTTCGCGCGGATCTACGGCGCGCGGCGCGGCTTCGGCCGGGGCACGGTCATCCCGGACCCGGCCTCGCTGTACGTCTGCATGCCGAGCGCGACCGACCCGGACGTCGCGCCCGCCGGGCACGAGAACCTGTTCGTGCTCGTCCCGGTCGCCGCCGACGTGTCGATCGGCCGCGGCGGCGTGGACGGCGCCGGCGACCGCCTCGTGGAGCGGACGGCCGACGCGGCGGTGGCGCAGGTCGGTGCCTGGGCGGGCATCCCGGACCTCGCCGACCGGATCGTCGTGCGCCGCACGGTCGGCCCCGACGACTTCGCCCAGGGCGTCAACGCCTGGATGGGCGGCGCGCTCGGGCTCGCGCACACCCTCCGGCAGAGCGCGTTCCTCCGGCCGGGGAACGCGTCCAAGCGCGTGGACGGCCTCCTCTACGCCGGATCGTCGACCATCCCGGGGATCGGCCTGCCCATGTGCCTGATCAGCGCCGAGCTCGTCCTCAAGCGTCTCCGCGGCGACGGGACAGCGGCCCCACTGCCGGAGCCGCTGCATCCGGCGAGCACGGGGGAGCGCGTCCCGTGAACCTCGCCTACCTCGCCTGCCTGCTGGTCGCCCTCGGCGCGCTCGTGCTGCTCGACCGGCGCTTCGCCCTGGTCTTCTGGCGCGGAGGGAC is a window from the Leifsonia shinshuensis genome containing:
- a CDS encoding polyprenyl synthetase family protein codes for the protein MTQLRPELTEQRSDAEVSASDPVEDDLRSVERELSAFLGQRERDAAAHGEEYTRLWQAVGESARGGKRLRPRLVLSAFHGSAGFGDRDAEDRAAAVQTALAFELLHTAFLLHDDVIDGDTVRRGRPNVAGEFSADALFRGAGFPRARLWGESAAILAGDLLLHAAAQRIARLRVAEANRSRLLDLIDRAVFVTAAGELADVGLATGMSASGLPDVLTMTADKTAEYSVSGPLAAGALLAGAGDDVVELLTRYGRLVGVAFQLGDDLLGVYGDESVTGKTAVGDLQQGKETTLIAFARGTAQWPDIEPLFGRDDLGPADTAELAAGLERCGARAFAERLLADHVTAAVAALDSPLLPSALAATLTGVALGCVGRTA
- a CDS encoding phytoene/squalene synthase family protein — translated: MTRTEPSASETSPGEPPTPPSDTDLALYGRAAHRSAATIIHEYSTSFGMATRLLSPSVRPRVEDVYALVRVADEIVDGAAAEAGLTSEQIREVLGALEADTEQALRTGYSANVVVHAFARSARSAGFGAELTRPFFASMRRDLDPVDFSADELSAYVYGSAEVVGLMCLAVFLADSPVPDPTRRRLEAGARRLGAAFQKINFLRDLAVDYAELGRSYFPGIDPAHLTERQKLALVVDIDCDLGAAADAIPELPENCRRAIAAAHGLFSELSDRIRATPAQDLLVRRVRVPNPTKLAILLRASTGSLR
- the crtI gene encoding phytoene desaturase family protein, with translation MPADRLSADRVVIVGGGIAGLATAALLAHDGRRVTLLEQQDELGGRAGLWEADGFRFDTGPSWYLMPEVFEHFFRLLGTSAAEQLDLVTLDPGYRLFAEQGGAPLDIRADGRANRALFESVEPGAGAALDRYLASAAETYRLAVDRFLYATFATPGPLLDPAVLRRAGRLARLLFEPLDRYAAGFVTDTRLRQLLGYPAVFLGTSPGRAPSMYHLMSHLDLDDGVRYPLGGFTELIGRIAALAEAAGAELVTGARVTAIRTEPGHGRRGRSRATGVEYVDAAGRAQVAEADVVVSAADLHHTETDLLPPHLRTPERTWDRRDPGPGAVLAMLGVRGALPELTHHNLFFTTDWEAGFARIYGARRGFGRGTVIPDPASLYVCMPSATDPDVAPAGHENLFVLVPVAADVSIGRGGVDGAGDRLVERTADAAVAQVGAWAGIPDLADRIVVRRTVGPDDFAQGVNAWMGGALGLAHTLRQSAFLRPGNASKRVDGLLYAGSSTIPGIGLPMCLISAELVLKRLRGDGTAAPLPEPLHPASTGERVP